Below is a genomic region from Tripterygium wilfordii isolate XIE 37 chromosome 12, ASM1340144v1, whole genome shotgun sequence.
ATTTAGCTGATTGGAGATGGAGAAGTATTATTGTTAAAAGATGTGGGAATCTTTTTGCAGGCATTGGAGGGATTAGAGCAAGGATTCCTCATTATTCCCATAAAAACTACATGTTGTGCTCACTACGACCATCTTGTTGAACTCTATTCACTTTAACatgtctctttcttttatccTTGCTAGTTTGATCGTCGGGGTTCATTGGTCGGTACCACCCCAATGTTAAGAACTCTTACGACCGTCAATatctctctcctcttctcttTGCAGGTTGTTGGTGGCCCCCTCGACAAATCATCACTTGAAAATTCGACCGTCTACTGTAATCATGTGACTTGTGTTGCTTAAGTGGAGCTGTAAATATGTTTGACATCATcccaagttcttttttttttggtgggtaCAAAGGATGACAAGTATAATTTCTTGCTGCAGACAATGGATGGGAAGGTGACATATTATACAAGAGCAGTAGTctcaaaaaaagtgaaaaccatCTCCATCTGCAGAATAGACCCCcatttaaggggaaaaaaaaaatggtcccTTTGTGATTGTTTTTGGATTTACACACGTGTAATTTTCATGAGTGGTACTAAAGTGAAATATATAATGTTTTTCTGGATAGAATTAAGGAGTCGCAATCTGgaaagaatgctcaatttgagGAATACAAGGCAAAAAGGTCATTTGAATCCTCCCTTAATTTAATTAACTGTGCTATACCTGCTGCGTTTCTTGAAAGGTGATCGATATTGGCACATATAATCGAATCTCAGTTCAAccacaaatatatttatttgataAATGCTGAAAAAAGAGGTTCTATATCAGATACATTTACAAAACCAAAAGAGAAATATCTTATAACACAGACACACATCCTTTCTCCACAAGCACAATACATAATATGTTTCTCCAAGCAATTACCTCAATTCCCATATATGTGCTCTTGTTCACCTGAATTTCATTAAACTTCTAAAGGGTTTGTCCAAAGGCCACAGCAAGTCTCTGGAGATCCTTAGTATATACATTGGAAGCCTGTGAATTACCTTGTTGATGCTGGTTCTGATGCCAAGCCGTGCTGCCTGGTACATCTGCTATCAAGTTTGTATCTGGTTTGCTCTCATTACTGTACATGGGTTGTGATGTTTGATTCTGTACAGTGCCAGTGCCTCCAAGAAGAAATGGTGTACTCAGATATTCGGACCATTTTATGACTTCTCCTTCTTCAACTGATTTTCCACAATCTGACAGCCCCCAAGAGAAAGCATTGTTGTCAAAGCTATAACTTGTGCTTTGGCTTCCACAGTTATTGCTGAAGCTGCTTCCTTCCCAGTTCTGGACTCTATTAGATCCTAAAGAAGGATCATCAGTGGGAAGAATTACTGATGGAACTCGTATTGGGGTTTGGAAGATTGAGTTTGACATTGATGAGAAAATGGAGGAATTGCTAAGATTGAATTCAGAAATCATCTCAGAGGAACTAGAGCCCGGATTAAAGCAAACAGCAGTATTTGGATTCACAGATAGCCCAATATTAGTCCCGTAATTCAACTTCTGGAAAGTAAAACACCCCATCAGGCCAGGAGGCCTGGAACTGGTATTGCCAGAGTTCCCCAGGAA
It encodes:
- the LOC120011454 gene encoding transcription factor MYB61-like, which gives rise to MGRHTCCYKQKLKKGLWSPEEDEKLLNYLTKHGHGCWSSVPKLAGLQRCGKSCRLRWINYLRPDLKRGAFSQQEENLIIELHAVLGNRWSQIAAQLPGRTDNEIKNLWNSCIKKKLRQRGIDPNTHKPLSELDIDKEKRVTNNDKASSVSGELNLIEAAKSKSSSASSGSRIANNKDNSSTHDFFLGNSGNTSSRPPGLMGCFTFQKLNYGTNIGLSVNPNTAVCFNPGSSSSEMISEFNLSNSSIFSSMSNSIFQTPIRVPSVILPTDDPSLGSNRVQNWEGSSFSNNCGSQSTSYSFDNNAFSWGLSDCGKSVEEGEVIKWSEYLSTPFLLGGTGTVQNQTSQPMYSNESKPDTNLIADVPGSTAWHQNQHQQGNSQASNVYTKDLQRLAVAFGQTL